A single genomic interval of Methanorbis rubei harbors:
- a CDS encoding ATPase domain-containing protein: MFIEQVVQGDRKLPTGLAGLDEMIDGGYVENTVTALIGDSGTGRTTIALQFLAGGINEGENVLFISLTHDVNRIKKKLLNMYPLMEDKLDKQIHFLKLDPKNFDSLSYYLGNGLPELLRNLNISRLVIDPLTIYEESLRVSGNVPIMSIYHIYWTLKSIPCTSFIVLSTSSTKPLHSMGEYSEKFADNVILLFREFPKDTYLNPYQKVLLILKTRYSRHERAGRVLEFDDRGVAYLEKPKNV, from the coding sequence ATGTTCATAGAACAGGTTGTGCAGGGAGACCGAAAACTCCCTACCGGACTTGCCGGGCTCGATGAAATGATAGACGGAGGTTATGTGGAAAATACCGTAACCGCACTAATTGGAGATAGTGGAACCGGTAGAACCACGATAGCTCTTCAGTTTCTCGCTGGCGGCATAAATGAAGGAGAAAATGTCCTCTTTATCAGCCTGACCCATGATGTCAACAGAATCAAGAAAAAATTGCTGAACATGTATCCTTTGATGGAGGATAAACTGGATAAACAAATCCATTTTTTGAAACTGGATCCAAAAAATTTTGACTCCCTATCCTATTATCTGGGGAATGGTCTACCAGAGCTTCTGAGAAATCTCAACATCTCGCGTCTGGTAATCGATCCGCTGACCATTTACGAAGAGTCGTTGCGTGTAAGCGGTAATGTTCCGATTATGTCCATCTACCATATCTACTGGACACTCAAATCCATTCCCTGCACCTCCTTCATTGTACTTTCTACAAGTTCGACGAAACCCTTACACAGCATGGGTGAATACTCGGAAAAGTTCGCCGACAATGTGATACTGCTCTTTCGAGAGTTCCCAAAGGACACCTATCTCAATCCGTACCAGAAAGTCCTATTAATTCTCAAAACTCGATACAGCAGGCATGAACGTGCGGGAAGAGTGCTGGAGTTCGATGATCGCGGAGTGGCGTACTTGGAAAAACCGAAGAATGTTTGA